The Allorhodopirellula heiligendammensis genome includes a window with the following:
- a CDS encoding rhodanese-like domain-containing protein has product MQSIDVKRLADRAADREVELIDVRTPVEYRQVHAAYARNLPLDSLDPQAVATSRQRNSDEPLYVICQGGNRSSKAVQKLIEAGVEHVVNVDGGTSAWVDAGLPVVRGKQAISLERQVRIAAGSLVLLGAILSFFVHPYFIGLSAFVGAGLMFAGITDTCGMGMMLAKMPWNRCGDSGSCSV; this is encoded by the coding sequence ATGCAATCGATTGACGTCAAGCGGCTAGCCGACCGGGCTGCCGACCGAGAGGTAGAGCTGATCGATGTGCGGACGCCGGTGGAGTACCGTCAAGTGCACGCCGCATACGCACGCAACCTTCCCCTGGATTCGCTCGACCCACAAGCTGTTGCCACCAGCCGACAGCGAAATTCGGATGAACCGCTTTACGTGATCTGCCAAGGCGGGAATCGTTCGAGCAAGGCGGTACAAAAACTCATCGAGGCGGGTGTTGAGCACGTCGTCAACGTCGACGGGGGCACCTCGGCATGGGTTGACGCGGGGCTACCGGTGGTCCGCGGTAAGCAAGCGATCTCGCTGGAACGCCAAGTCCGAATCGCCGCGGGCTCGCTCGTTTTACTCGGCGCGATACTCAGTTTCTTCGTGCACCCCTACTTCATAGGACTGTCGGCATTCGTGGGTGCAGGATTGATGTTCGCAGGCATCACCGATACCTGTGGCATGGGCATGATGCTGGCGAAGATGCCCTGGAACCGCTGCGGAGATAGCGGTTCCTGTTCGGTTTGA
- a CDS encoding ArsR/SmtB family transcription factor, whose amino-acid sequence MAPKKADTKPTKPAGSVEEFAEAAECLKALAHPVRLRIVQLLLHGRYTVGELAADCGIPDNVGSEHLRLLQRCGFLVSDREGRRVYYSVAEPHLEQLMACIEGRFLSAKAKLE is encoded by the coding sequence ATGGCACCGAAGAAAGCGGACACGAAACCGACCAAGCCGGCGGGGAGTGTTGAAGAATTTGCCGAGGCGGCAGAGTGTTTGAAGGCGCTGGCACACCCCGTTCGCCTCCGGATCGTCCAGTTGCTGCTGCACGGCCGATATACCGTCGGTGAGCTGGCCGCTGATTGTGGGATCCCCGACAACGTGGGATCAGAGCATTTGCGGTTACTTCAGCGATGTGGTTTTTTAGTGAGCGATCGCGAAGGTCGGCGGGTGTACTACAGCGTGGCAGAGCCTCACTTGGAACAACTGATGGCCTGCATCGAAGGACGATTCCTGTCAGCCAAGGCTAAGCTCGAATAG
- a CDS encoding peroxiredoxin-like family protein yields MTTLRDQTTTQFAKLQQANPEFADQIESLLNRARDFGEGNDAIAVGQPAPSFVLPNANGELIELSDLLADGPVVIMFYRGSWCPYCNLQLRAMQDRLAEIAEFGGQLIAVSPEFPDGSLSLIEKAELQFTVLSDQSAQVSSQYGVAWEVPELILDHMQNDRGLELTKINDGSGNVLPIPATFVVSRDGVVRWRYVNVDYRHRAEPDDVIAALRGLE; encoded by the coding sequence ATGACAACTTTACGTGATCAAACCACGACGCAGTTCGCCAAGCTACAGCAAGCGAATCCTGAGTTTGCGGACCAAATTGAGTCCCTTTTGAACAGGGCTCGCGATTTTGGAGAAGGCAATGATGCGATTGCGGTTGGCCAGCCCGCTCCGAGCTTTGTTCTGCCCAATGCCAATGGTGAACTGATCGAGTTGTCGGATTTACTCGCTGACGGACCAGTGGTGATCATGTTCTATCGTGGCAGTTGGTGTCCTTATTGCAATTTGCAACTTCGTGCGATGCAGGATCGTTTGGCCGAGATTGCGGAGTTTGGAGGCCAGCTGATTGCGGTGAGTCCGGAGTTTCCCGATGGATCGCTGTCGTTGATCGAAAAGGCGGAGCTCCAATTTACCGTGCTGTCGGACCAAAGTGCGCAGGTTTCCTCGCAGTATGGTGTCGCTTGGGAAGTCCCCGAGTTGATTCTCGATCACATGCAAAACGACCGTGGCCTCGAACTGACGAAGATTAATGATGGCAGTGGCAACGTGCTGCCGATCCCCGCGACATTCGTCGTTTCGCGCGATGGCGTGGTGAGATGGCGATACGTCAACGTTGATTACCGCCATCGCGCTGAACCTGACGATGTCATCGCAGCGCTTCGCGGACTAGAGTGA
- a CDS encoding DUF1801 domain-containing protein, with amino-acid sequence MKSDAHTVDDYLSELDPERKRILIAVRQFILNNLQPGFAEGMQYGMIGYYVPHSRYPAGYHCKPSEPLPFLSLASQKNYCSLYAMSLYSDADQLKAFQERWKQSGKKLNMGKSCIRFKQTDDLALDLIAEHLRAISVEDWIATYERLAKR; translated from the coding sequence ATGAAAAGCGACGCCCACACCGTTGACGACTATCTGAGCGAGCTCGATCCGGAGCGGAAACGCATCCTGATAGCCGTGCGTCAATTCATCCTAAACAATTTACAACCGGGCTTTGCGGAGGGGATGCAATACGGCATGATCGGCTATTACGTTCCGCATAGTCGGTATCCAGCCGGATACCACTGCAAACCGTCCGAGCCGCTCCCATTCCTGTCACTGGCATCGCAAAAAAACTATTGCTCCTTGTATGCCATGTCGCTCTACAGTGACGCTGATCAATTGAAGGCCTTTCAAGAACGCTGGAAGCAATCCGGTAAGAAGCTCAACATGGGGAAATCATGCATTCGGTTCAAGCAGACCGACGATCTCGCACTCGACCTGATCGCCGAGCATCTTCGCGCGATCAGCGTCGAAGACTGGATCGCGACATACGAGCGTCTTGCCAAAAGGTGA
- a CDS encoding HAMP domain-containing sensor histidine kinase: protein MTRLFLRFYLGVILILFVAWCIQAYVFRATTESDNIKVIEVALGGGTLSARDDLLRGGRENFDRTLRDIQTRFAYPVNIVERSARPMSPRMKARIDAGESVLHRSSMIAAITGTNLLVELGPLPQFAGPSRNDVLLGLGSVLLLAAGAIAFLLRPIARQLRNVESAALAIAGGDLSARISQGKRRRELPIVGAFNTMADRVESLLRSQKELLQAVSHELRTPLARIKFATELVRSADDDLKREQRIDSIDDATDKLDVLVGELLDYTRYDAQTENSRREIVALEDVIGEAIELHSPLHPHIQFRAINCSGSLQTYAYRAGLLRAVGNLVSNAGKYAASQVQVSTSQDEQQWCIHVEDDGDGISEADREAVFEPFKRLAAGSQPGTGLGLALVRRISQRLGGDVGVADSSLGGARFTLTIPQATPR, encoded by the coding sequence ATGACGCGATTGTTCCTGCGATTCTATCTTGGTGTCATTCTCATTCTGTTCGTCGCCTGGTGCATTCAAGCGTATGTTTTTCGAGCGACGACGGAATCCGACAATATTAAAGTGATTGAAGTCGCACTGGGTGGCGGAACGTTATCTGCCCGTGATGACCTACTGCGCGGAGGTCGCGAAAATTTTGATCGGACGCTGCGGGACATTCAAACTCGGTTTGCGTACCCCGTCAACATTGTTGAGCGATCTGCCCGGCCAATGTCGCCTCGGATGAAAGCCCGCATTGACGCCGGAGAATCGGTGCTGCACCGCAGCAGTATGATTGCCGCGATCACGGGAACGAATTTGTTGGTCGAACTGGGGCCGCTGCCGCAGTTCGCTGGCCCCTCTCGCAATGATGTCCTGTTAGGTTTAGGTAGCGTCTTGCTGCTCGCCGCCGGAGCGATCGCGTTCCTACTCAGACCGATTGCACGACAACTGCGGAACGTCGAGAGCGCGGCGTTGGCGATTGCCGGAGGTGACTTGTCCGCGCGCATCTCGCAAGGCAAACGAAGACGCGAGCTGCCCATTGTCGGTGCGTTCAATACGATGGCCGATCGTGTCGAATCGCTGCTCCGCTCGCAGAAGGAATTATTGCAAGCGGTCTCACATGAACTTCGCACGCCCTTGGCGAGAATCAAATTTGCGACAGAACTGGTCCGTTCGGCTGATGATGATCTGAAACGAGAACAGCGGATTGACTCCATTGACGACGCCACGGACAAATTGGATGTGTTGGTAGGCGAACTGCTGGACTACACGCGATACGATGCACAGACAGAGAATAGTCGACGCGAGATCGTCGCACTCGAAGACGTCATTGGTGAAGCGATTGAACTTCACTCGCCGCTGCACCCGCATATTCAATTTCGCGCCATCAACTGCTCCGGTTCACTCCAAACCTATGCATATCGAGCGGGACTGTTGCGAGCTGTTGGCAACTTAGTTAGCAATGCGGGCAAGTACGCGGCTTCGCAAGTCCAAGTGAGCACCAGCCAGGATGAGCAGCAGTGGTGTATTCACGTCGAAGATGACGGCGACGGGATCTCGGAGGCCGACCGCGAAGCTGTCTTTGAACCGTTCAAGCGGCTCGCCGCAGGTTCGCAACCAGGTACGGGCCTGGGACTCGCACTGGTCCGCCGTATATCCCAACGGCTCGGTGGTGATGTCGGTGTCGCCGACAGCTCTCTCGGAGGAGCCCGATTCACCCTCACCATTCCCCAAGCAACCCCACGCTGA
- a CDS encoding response regulator transcription factor has product MKTHILLVEDDQPLAEMVREFLVEQGFDVTIESDGVRAIDRIARRAYDAVVLDIGLPGTDGFNVCRSVRPKYSGPIIVLTARGEEIDEVIALEVGADDFMAKPVRPRALLARLKVHLRRGDLAPPASMTAVIVGDVRIEASSRTVSVAGERVDLTTAEFELLLYLAQRAGSVVQRKDIYIDLLQLPYDGLDRSIDLRVSRLRRKLNDDPNQPTRIKSIRGVGYLMAKTA; this is encoded by the coding sequence TTGAAAACCCACATCCTTCTCGTCGAAGATGATCAGCCACTCGCGGAAATGGTACGAGAGTTTTTGGTGGAGCAGGGCTTTGATGTGACGATCGAATCCGATGGGGTCCGCGCAATTGACCGTATTGCGCGTCGAGCCTACGACGCTGTCGTTCTGGACATTGGACTGCCGGGAACCGATGGATTCAATGTGTGCCGATCCGTACGGCCAAAGTACTCAGGTCCGATCATTGTGCTGACGGCACGCGGAGAAGAAATCGACGAAGTGATCGCATTGGAGGTGGGCGCTGACGATTTCATGGCGAAACCCGTTCGTCCGCGTGCGCTGTTGGCGCGGTTGAAAGTTCATCTACGCCGTGGCGACTTGGCACCGCCCGCTAGCATGACCGCAGTCATCGTTGGCGATGTGCGGATCGAAGCATCCAGTCGCACGGTATCCGTCGCTGGCGAGCGTGTCGATCTCACGACCGCAGAGTTCGAACTGCTCCTATACCTTGCCCAGCGTGCTGGATCGGTGGTCCAACGCAAAGATATCTATATCGATCTGTTGCAACTCCCCTACGATGGCCTGGACCGTTCGATCGATCTGCGTGTCTCACGGTTGAGGCGGAAACTCAACGATGATCCCAACCAACCCACACGTATCAAATCGATTCGTGGAGTAGGCTACCTGATGGCGAAGACAGCATGA
- a CDS encoding PSD1 and planctomycete cytochrome C domain-containing protein: protein MLIGILQSQAASDQVDFVRDVRPIFEKHCYACHGEAKQKSGLRLDIKSEAFQGGDGYGAIVVPGNVDESPLIELVTSDDEDSRMPPDGDSLSPAEIATLTRWVEQNAVWPDGVDLFELEDRLDHWSFKPLADAVAPAVNDTAWPRSDLDRFVLGRLEEKGLRAAPPADPRVWLRRVTIDLTGLPPTPAEVKSFLLAVENDDAAYEAAVDRLLQSPRYGERWAQHWLDVVRYADTHGFEVNTERPHAWVYRDYVIDAFNHDTPYDRFIREQIVGDAVGQNAATGFLITASVLLPGQIGKDEPSKRLARQDSIDEIVVNISQTFLGLSVECARCHDHKFDPISQRDYYAMQAFVSGVEYADRELDPTDAKSRRREVAKLKLELTDLHSQLARFTPLAGSNITRPAINARLNTDRFSPVRTDRVRFTINATNKLEPCLDELEIFDTDGRNVALASSGALVTSSGDRTEANRHELRFLHDGQYGNSRSWMSNQAGQGWVEVEFPAVAEIERVVWGRDREGKYSDRLAIEYTIEVADPKVPASSVQWTQVADSSDRAALESGDAKASAEFSIDDLAADDALRATELQGRRKQVEEQITRLTEIPLGFAGKFRTPDEIHLLLRGDPEQPAELVPPAVLTSFSSISLAADAPEQQRRKVLADWITDPENPLTARVMVNRIWQGHFGMGIVETASDFGRMGTKPTHPELLDWMAQQFMDSGWSVKHMHRMIVLSATYRQSSQFDQDAFATDADGRLLWRFPTRRLDAETIRDAMLLASGRLNFKMGGRGFNLFNQRGGLSGFTPVESFSGDGLRRMIYAHKVRRERDAVFGAFDCPDGGQSTARRIESTTPIQALNLFNSRFTLEQSAAFATRVKTELNSDGLDAQIRSAYQIALNRAATAEEISDAMPVVRDHGLQSLCRALFNSNEFLFLP, encoded by the coding sequence GTGTTGATAGGTATTCTGCAAAGTCAAGCAGCATCCGACCAGGTCGATTTCGTCCGCGACGTGCGGCCCATTTTTGAAAAGCATTGCTACGCTTGCCATGGTGAGGCGAAGCAAAAGAGCGGTCTGCGGTTGGATATCAAATCCGAAGCGTTCCAAGGTGGCGATGGCTATGGAGCGATTGTGGTGCCGGGCAACGTCGATGAGAGCCCGCTGATCGAGCTTGTCACGAGCGATGACGAAGATTCGCGGATGCCGCCCGATGGCGATTCGCTCTCCCCTGCAGAGATCGCAACGTTGACCCGATGGGTTGAACAGAACGCCGTTTGGCCTGATGGCGTTGATCTCTTCGAGCTCGAAGACCGGCTTGATCACTGGTCGTTCAAGCCCCTCGCTGATGCAGTCGCACCGGCCGTGAACGACACCGCATGGCCACGTAGTGATCTGGATCGTTTTGTGCTCGGCCGCTTGGAAGAGAAAGGGCTACGTGCCGCACCACCTGCCGATCCCCGGGTTTGGCTGCGACGCGTGACGATCGACTTGACCGGGTTGCCGCCGACGCCCGCTGAAGTGAAGTCTTTCTTGCTAGCCGTTGAAAACGATGACGCCGCCTACGAAGCCGCCGTGGACCGATTGTTGCAATCACCTCGTTATGGGGAACGCTGGGCGCAGCATTGGTTGGACGTCGTGCGATACGCTGACACTCACGGATTCGAAGTCAATACAGAACGCCCTCATGCATGGGTATATCGCGATTATGTCATTGATGCTTTCAACCACGACACGCCTTACGATCGCTTTATTCGCGAGCAGATTGTCGGTGACGCGGTAGGTCAGAATGCGGCGACCGGATTTCTGATCACAGCGTCGGTGCTCTTGCCGGGGCAGATTGGCAAAGACGAGCCTTCGAAGCGACTGGCTCGACAGGATTCGATTGACGAGATTGTCGTCAACATCAGTCAAACGTTTCTTGGTTTGAGCGTCGAGTGCGCACGCTGCCACGATCATAAATTTGATCCCATCTCGCAACGTGATTACTACGCGATGCAGGCGTTTGTGTCTGGAGTGGAGTACGCCGATCGAGAACTCGACCCTACCGACGCCAAGTCGCGTCGTCGCGAGGTAGCGAAGCTGAAATTGGAATTGACCGACCTCCACAGCCAGCTTGCCCGATTCACGCCGCTTGCAGGTTCCAACATCACGCGTCCTGCGATCAATGCTCGCCTCAATACTGACCGTTTTTCACCCGTCCGCACCGACCGTGTGCGATTCACGATCAATGCGACCAACAAGCTCGAGCCATGTCTCGACGAATTGGAAATTTTTGACACCGATGGGAGGAACGTCGCGCTCGCCAGCAGTGGTGCGCTCGTCACGTCGTCGGGTGATAGAACCGAAGCAAATCGCCACGAATTGCGATTTCTCCACGACGGACAGTATGGGAACTCACGAAGTTGGATGTCCAACCAAGCTGGCCAAGGCTGGGTTGAGGTTGAATTCCCTGCAGTTGCTGAAATCGAGCGAGTGGTGTGGGGCCGTGATCGTGAAGGCAAGTACTCTGACCGTCTGGCGATCGAGTACACAATTGAAGTCGCCGATCCCAAGGTGCCTGCCTCGAGCGTTCAATGGACGCAAGTGGCCGATTCGTCCGACCGAGCCGCGTTGGAATCCGGTGACGCGAAAGCCTCGGCGGAATTTTCGATCGACGACCTCGCCGCGGATGATGCCCTGCGAGCGACGGAGCTGCAGGGCCGCCGGAAACAGGTGGAAGAGCAAATTACGCGACTGACGGAGATCCCTCTTGGGTTTGCGGGAAAATTCCGCACACCCGACGAGATTCATCTCCTTCTCCGTGGTGATCCCGAGCAGCCCGCGGAATTGGTCCCGCCCGCCGTGCTCACCTCGTTTAGTTCGATTTCACTAGCGGCGGACGCGCCCGAACAGCAGCGACGAAAGGTACTCGCGGATTGGATTACCGATCCGGAAAACCCGTTGACGGCGCGCGTGATGGTGAACCGAATTTGGCAAGGTCATTTCGGGATGGGGATCGTCGAAACCGCTAGCGACTTTGGTCGCATGGGAACGAAACCTACTCACCCGGAATTGCTTGATTGGATGGCACAGCAGTTCATGGATTCAGGGTGGTCAGTCAAGCACATGCATAGGATGATTGTGCTGTCGGCCACGTATCGGCAATCGAGTCAGTTCGACCAAGACGCCTTCGCTACCGATGCTGACGGGCGTTTGCTTTGGCGTTTTCCGACGCGCCGCTTGGATGCCGAGACGATTCGTGACGCGATGTTACTGGCCAGCGGACGATTGAATTTCAAGATGGGCGGACGCGGATTCAATCTGTTCAATCAACGAGGCGGTTTATCGGGGTTCACGCCTGTCGAATCGTTTAGCGGCGACGGATTGAGACGGATGATTTACGCTCACAAAGTCCGTCGTGAGCGGGATGCGGTGTTTGGGGCGTTTGATTGCCCCGATGGTGGACAGAGTACCGCGCGGCGAATTGAATCGACCACGCCGATCCAAGCACTGAACCTGTTCAACAGTCGTTTTACTCTTGAGCAGTCCGCAGCGTTTGCAACGCGAGTGAAAACTGAATTGAACTCGGACGGTCTCGACGCTCAGATTCGCTCGGCGTACCAGATTGCGTTGAATCGAGCGGCGACCGCAGAGGAGATTTCCGATGCGATGCCCGTCGTGCGAGACCACGGATTGCAATCACTTTGCCGAGCTCTGTTCAACAGCAACGAATTTTTGTTCTTGCCCTAA
- a CDS encoding DUF1501 domain-containing protein, translating to MSTHDPTLSGSEFTPLNRRGLLSSTASALGSIALLDLLGQRTAQASSPTIDPARPFIAREPHYRARAKNVLVIFCAGAVSQLETWDYKPELIKQDGKPLRGGPAVTFQGPAGDLARPQYAFRQRGQTGKWVSDMIPHLAELTDDIAFIHSLTSKSNTHGPAENFLSTGNILDGFPSLGSWATYALGSENANLPAYVAIPDPRGVPQNGSNNWGPGFLPAAFQGTPLSSKNPIRHLAAPGVSADADHATRSLLQRMNDRHQSQNPGNGKLAARIASYELAARMQLSVPEISDLSTEPAHVLRSYGADDESNPTRAAYARNCILARRMIERGVRFVQVFNGAYASGGELNWDGHSKLKEQYDKHAAILDQPTAALIKDMKSRGLLEDTLVVWCTEFGRMPFFQKGAKGRDHNPDGFTCWLTGAGVKPGVSHGMTDELGQKAVQDIRPLYDFNATILHLLGLDHERLTFEHNGVQRRLTNVEGDVIHEVLA from the coding sequence ATGAGTACTCACGACCCAACCCTCTCAGGTTCTGAATTCACGCCGCTGAATCGGCGTGGGCTTCTAAGCAGCACCGCCTCGGCACTGGGGTCGATCGCGCTGCTCGATTTGCTCGGCCAGAGGACAGCCCAGGCCTCGTCGCCAACGATCGACCCGGCGCGCCCCTTTATCGCTCGCGAGCCGCACTATCGCGCAAGAGCCAAGAATGTGCTGGTGATTTTCTGTGCCGGTGCCGTCAGCCAGCTCGAGACGTGGGACTACAAGCCTGAACTGATCAAACAGGATGGCAAGCCCCTCCGCGGTGGCCCAGCGGTGACGTTCCAGGGGCCAGCGGGCGATCTTGCTCGCCCCCAGTACGCGTTTCGCCAACGTGGACAGACTGGCAAATGGGTCAGCGACATGATTCCACATTTGGCTGAACTGACCGACGACATCGCGTTCATTCACTCCTTGACCAGCAAGAGTAATACGCACGGACCGGCTGAGAATTTTCTCTCGACCGGCAATATTCTAGACGGTTTTCCCAGTCTCGGATCCTGGGCGACTTACGCGTTGGGCAGTGAGAACGCGAATCTGCCAGCATACGTAGCGATCCCCGATCCTCGCGGTGTACCGCAGAATGGATCCAATAATTGGGGGCCCGGTTTTCTGCCCGCCGCTTTCCAAGGCACCCCGTTGAGCTCGAAGAATCCGATTCGACATCTCGCTGCTCCTGGCGTCAGTGCGGACGCCGACCATGCCACCCGCTCGCTATTGCAACGAATGAACGATCGTCACCAGAGCCAAAATCCCGGTAACGGAAAACTGGCTGCGCGGATTGCCAGCTACGAACTTGCCGCTCGAATGCAGCTCAGTGTTCCCGAGATCAGCGACTTGAGTACCGAGCCGGCACATGTGCTTCGCAGTTACGGTGCCGATGATGAATCGAATCCAACCCGAGCCGCCTATGCACGTAACTGTATCCTCGCCCGGCGGATGATCGAGCGCGGCGTTCGCTTCGTGCAAGTTTTTAATGGTGCCTACGCCAGCGGAGGGGAATTGAACTGGGACGGGCATAGCAAACTGAAAGAACAATACGACAAACACGCGGCTATTTTGGATCAGCCTACCGCCGCACTGATCAAGGACATGAAGTCGCGTGGTTTGCTCGAAGACACGTTGGTCGTGTGGTGTACTGAGTTCGGCCGGATGCCGTTTTTTCAAAAAGGCGCAAAGGGACGTGATCATAATCCCGATGGCTTTACGTGCTGGTTGACGGGTGCGGGAGTGAAGCCAGGTGTTAGTCACGGCATGACCGATGAACTTGGCCAGAAGGCCGTCCAAGACATCCGCCCGCTGTACGACTTCAACGCCACCATTCTGCACCTGCTCGGCCTCGATCACGAGCGACTGACCTTCGAACACAACGGTGTCCAACGAAGGCTAACCAACGTCGAAGGCGACGTGATCCACGAGGTTCTGGCATGA
- a CDS encoding PVC-type heme-binding CxxCH protein, with protein MRTPPQFRSQQVPAHRTLANLFRRNIYWLIASIPPLLLLAESSIAQDSKNQLRHEQHKTSDAPFLEPAAAVAKMAIPDGFDVSIFASEPDIAEPIAFCFDDRGRMWIAENFNYQTRKQHTDDQVTRIQILEDTNGDGVFDKKKTFTDKLTFTSGLACGFGGAFVGSPPNLSFIPDADGDDVPDGPPEVLLDGWGINDRHETLNSFNWGPDGWLYGCHGVFTQSRVGKPGDDDDQRQFIDGGIWRYHPTQRTFEIFARGLSNPWGFDFDDHGQGFATCCVIPHLFHIVQGGVYHKQSRPHVNPYIYDDIKTIRDHTHLSAHGGARFYLADTFPAPYNDRSHLFMCNIHEHAVLTDYMVPDGSSFIGKHGDDFMPTNDMAWVGFSVEIGPEGGVYILDWHDTDVCGNAVNFPNSGRVYRIMPQGAKPIAPPNLREMSDLELVQLQMHDNDWYVRQARTQLQFRASAGTLNATDVHRQLLTLLDTASTSPKRLRAMWALHVTAGLEKNQLVSLLDHEDEYIRGWAVQFLAEESTINAFQPTGPGLLNTALSPAEPAGLTADVLEKFAAMASDDSSKIVRLYLASAVERLPFSDRWSILQRLISHHEDIDDSNLPRMYWFGLEPMVPNHPEKALRLVVNGQIPKLQEFVARRMVSGSVEANLNQSVQKSTGPSPEWQWTIQKVAPGFRVDSVGEGGLVYHEVFRNKIAVQMHPLTRETPSRLIRQLVVPARGKTKLNLRVSHHPHGDWQLNVLANGQTLTNQIVSSKTVGNSEWLDVSIDLTAFAGTAIKLVVENTANNWMNEWAYWNRVEVVTED; from the coding sequence ATGAGAACGCCCCCTCAATTTCGATCTCAGCAGGTGCCAGCCCACCGGACGCTGGCGAACCTCTTTCGCCGAAACATTTACTGGTTGATTGCCTCGATTCCCCCATTGCTATTGCTCGCTGAATCGTCCATCGCTCAGGACTCGAAAAACCAGCTTCGTCACGAGCAACATAAAACCAGTGATGCACCGTTTCTAGAGCCAGCCGCTGCTGTTGCCAAAATGGCGATACCGGACGGATTCGACGTCTCGATTTTCGCGTCGGAGCCCGACATCGCTGAACCGATTGCGTTCTGTTTTGATGATCGAGGTCGCATGTGGATCGCCGAAAATTTTAATTACCAAACTCGCAAGCAGCACACGGACGACCAAGTCACTCGAATTCAAATTCTCGAAGACACCAATGGCGACGGCGTTTTTGACAAAAAGAAGACGTTCACAGACAAGCTAACGTTTACATCGGGTTTGGCCTGCGGATTCGGTGGCGCGTTTGTGGGTTCGCCACCCAATTTGAGTTTTATTCCGGACGCCGATGGCGACGATGTCCCCGACGGGCCACCGGAAGTGTTGCTCGATGGCTGGGGGATCAACGATCGGCATGAAACACTCAACAGCTTTAACTGGGGACCGGATGGCTGGCTGTATGGTTGCCATGGTGTGTTCACGCAATCACGAGTCGGCAAGCCGGGTGACGATGACGATCAAAGACAATTTATCGACGGCGGTATCTGGCGGTATCACCCCACGCAGCGAACGTTTGAGATCTTTGCCCGCGGACTCTCGAACCCATGGGGATTTGATTTTGACGATCACGGCCAGGGTTTCGCGACGTGTTGTGTTATTCCGCATCTGTTCCACATCGTTCAGGGTGGCGTGTATCACAAGCAAAGCCGCCCCCACGTCAATCCTTATATCTATGATGACATCAAAACGATTCGCGATCATACGCATCTCTCCGCTCACGGCGGCGCACGCTTCTACCTCGCCGACACGTTTCCCGCTCCGTACAACGACAGAAGCCATTTGTTCATGTGCAATATTCATGAACACGCTGTGTTGACAGACTACATGGTCCCGGATGGCTCGAGCTTCATCGGCAAGCATGGTGATGACTTCATGCCGACCAACGACATGGCTTGGGTTGGCTTCAGTGTTGAAATTGGCCCGGAAGGCGGCGTCTACATTCTCGATTGGCACGATACCGACGTTTGTGGGAATGCTGTGAATTTCCCTAACAGCGGCCGCGTTTATCGCATCATGCCCCAGGGCGCCAAACCGATCGCGCCCCCGAACTTGCGCGAGATGTCCGATCTCGAGTTGGTCCAGCTTCAAATGCACGACAACGATTGGTACGTCCGGCAAGCCAGAACGCAGCTGCAATTTCGCGCCTCCGCTGGAACGCTCAATGCGACAGATGTTCATCGACAATTGTTGACGCTTCTGGATACTGCTAGCACGTCGCCGAAACGGTTACGCGCGATGTGGGCGTTGCACGTCACCGCCGGTTTGGAAAAGAATCAACTGGTCTCGTTGCTCGATCACGAAGATGAATACATCCGTGGCTGGGCGGTCCAGTTCCTCGCCGAAGAAAGCACGATTAATGCCTTTCAGCCCACAGGACCAGGGCTTTTAAACACTGCACTTTCACCGGCTGAACCTGCCGGTTTAACAGCTGACGTGCTGGAAAAATTCGCTGCGATGGCCAGCGACGATTCTTCGAAAATAGTGCGTTTGTATTTGGCGTCGGCGGTGGAGCGACTGCCGTTTTCAGATCGCTGGTCGATTCTCCAAAGGCTCATTTCACATCATGAAGACATCGACGATAGCAACCTGCCGAGGATGTACTGGTTCGGCTTGGAACCGATGGTTCCCAATCATCCAGAAAAAGCTTTGAGACTGGTCGTCAACGGGCAGATCCCCAAACTCCAGGAGTTTGTCGCTCGGCGAATGGTATCAGGCAGCGTGGAAGCAAATCTCAATCAATCGGTGCAGAAGAGCACGGGCCCGAGCCCCGAATGGCAATGGACAATTCAAAAGGTGGCTCCGGGCTTTCGCGTCGACAGCGTCGGTGAGGGCGGCTTGGTTTACCACGAAGTCTTTCGCAACAAGATTGCGGTACAGATGCATCCTCTTACTCGAGAAACTCCCAGTCGTCTTATTCGCCAGCTCGTGGTGCCAGCCCGTGGCAAAACAAAACTAAATCTTCGCGTCAGCCATCATCCTCATGGAGACTGGCAGCTGAACGTTCTGGCCAACGGTCAAACACTGACCAATCAAATCGTCAGCTCAAAAACCGTTGGCAACAGCGAGTGGTTGGACGTCTCGATCGACTTAACTGCTTTTGCGGGGACAGCGATCAAGCTCGTCGTTGAAAACACGGCCAACAACTGGATGAACGAGTGGGCTTATTGGAACCGGGTCGAAGTCGTCACCGAGGATTAG